From Variovorax sp. J2L1-78, the proteins below share one genomic window:
- a CDS encoding branched-chain amino acid ABC transporter permease, whose protein sequence is MNWIAFANLLINGLIEGLVVALPALAMTLVMGVNRFPNAAAGDFMTTGAYAAVAVQMLGGWPLWAAALASMAATAVVSAGSYALIFRKLAGRPMVSSMLAAIGLGFLLRSLISFFAGHDQRTFDLPLMRAWNFGGVRVLPTDLAIAGIAAACLLVVFVLIYRTSFGRQLRAVADSADLARASGIRAGGLMLNLWLLVGALSAVGGVLLGMKSIVSPEMGWESLIPAFAAMVLGGIGSPVGAVLGALLLCVAQELSVPLLGPSYKLVLSFVVLALVLLLRPAGIMGRVQLVR, encoded by the coding sequence ATGAACTGGATCGCTTTCGCCAACCTGCTGATCAACGGACTGATCGAGGGCCTCGTGGTGGCGCTGCCCGCCCTGGCCATGACCCTGGTGATGGGCGTCAACCGCTTTCCCAATGCGGCCGCGGGCGACTTCATGACCACGGGAGCCTACGCCGCCGTGGCGGTGCAGATGCTGGGCGGCTGGCCCCTGTGGGCGGCCGCGCTGGCCAGCATGGCCGCCACCGCGGTGGTGTCGGCGGGCTCGTACGCGCTGATCTTTCGCAAGCTGGCCGGGCGGCCCATGGTGTCGTCGATGCTCGCGGCCATCGGCCTGGGCTTCCTGCTGCGCAGCCTGATCTCCTTCTTCGCCGGGCACGACCAGCGCACCTTCGACCTGCCGCTGATGCGCGCCTGGAACTTCGGCGGCGTCCGCGTGCTGCCGACCGACCTGGCGATCGCGGGCATCGCCGCGGCCTGCCTGCTCGTGGTGTTCGTGCTGATCTACCGCACCAGCTTCGGCCGCCAGTTGCGCGCCGTGGCCGACAGTGCCGACCTGGCCCGCGCCAGCGGCATCCGCGCGGGCGGCCTCATGCTGAACCTGTGGCTGCTGGTGGGCGCGCTGTCCGCCGTGGGCGGCGTGCTGCTCGGCATGAAGTCCATCGTCAGCCCCGAGATGGGCTGGGAGAGCCTGATCCCCGCCTTCGCCGCCATGGTGCTGGGCGGCATCGGCAGCCCGGTGGGCGCCGTGCTGGGCGCGCTGCTGCTGTGCGTGGCGCAGGAACTGTCGGTGCCGCTCCTGGGGCCGTCGTACAAGCTGGTGCTGTCCTTCGTGGTGCTCGCGCTGGTGCTGCTGCTGCGCCCGGCCGGCATCATGGGCCGCGTGCAGCTGGTGCGTTGA
- a CDS encoding ABC transporter substrate-binding protein, protein MQRRNFVKLGGAAAALQCLPTIGFSQQGDVFRIGSLTPITGAGSPYGPGMQQAIRLAVDEINAAGGAGGRKLELFTEDDQTKPDAAVLAAKKLIEVNKVQALLGTWASGVTLAVMPLTDAAGIIEMNVSGAPAISTLDTKDLVWRFQATNDRFGAAFAEICTKRGFKRPATMAFNNASGLGNVEGFTRAWTKRGGQVVENVTYEPARPSYRSELQKILAAKPDVIVMGSYLPDTTILLREWYQAGGDNKWIIPGWAANPDLVKALGAEVCEGIISVDTVSNEKSASYAHFDAAFTKASGKAASTNIYAAMAYDMVISLGLAMEAAGPRATVEQINAKIRDVSNAPGTAVFTFAEGKAQLAKKAKVNYEGASSKLDFDKAGDATPDFGVYIIEKGQLVRRDVVSITT, encoded by the coding sequence ATGCAACGTAGAAACTTCGTCAAGCTCGGCGGCGCCGCTGCCGCACTGCAATGCCTGCCCACCATCGGCTTCAGCCAGCAAGGGGACGTGTTCCGCATCGGCTCGCTCACGCCCATCACCGGCGCGGGCAGCCCCTATGGCCCGGGCATGCAGCAGGCGATCCGCCTGGCCGTGGACGAGATCAACGCCGCCGGTGGCGCCGGTGGCCGCAAGCTGGAGCTCTTCACCGAAGACGACCAGACCAAGCCCGACGCCGCCGTGCTCGCGGCCAAGAAGCTGATCGAAGTGAACAAGGTGCAGGCACTGCTCGGTACCTGGGCCTCGGGCGTGACGCTCGCCGTGATGCCGCTGACCGATGCGGCCGGCATCATCGAGATGAACGTCTCCGGCGCGCCGGCCATCTCCACGCTCGACACCAAGGACCTGGTGTGGCGCTTCCAGGCCACCAACGACCGCTTCGGCGCGGCCTTCGCCGAGATCTGCACCAAGCGCGGCTTCAAGCGTCCGGCCACGATGGCGTTCAACAACGCCTCGGGCCTGGGCAACGTCGAGGGCTTCACCCGCGCGTGGACGAAGCGCGGCGGCCAGGTGGTGGAGAACGTCACCTACGAACCGGCCCGCCCGAGCTACCGCAGCGAGCTGCAGAAGATCCTCGCGGCCAAGCCCGACGTGATCGTGATGGGCTCCTACCTGCCCGACACCACCATCCTGCTGCGCGAGTGGTACCAGGCCGGTGGCGACAACAAGTGGATCATCCCCGGCTGGGCCGCCAACCCCGACCTCGTGAAGGCGCTGGGCGCCGAGGTGTGCGAAGGCATCATCTCGGTGGACACCGTGTCCAACGAGAAGAGCGCGTCGTACGCGCACTTCGACGCGGCCTTCACCAAGGCCAGCGGCAAGGCCGCATCGACCAACATCTACGCCGCGATGGCCTACGACATGGTGATCTCGCTCGGCCTGGCGATGGAAGCCGCCGGCCCGCGCGCCACGGTCGAACAGATCAACGCCAAGATCCGCGACGTGTCCAACGCGCCGGGCACAGCCGTGTTCACCTTCGCCGAAGGCAAGGCACAGCTGGCGAAGAAGGCCAAGGTGAACTACGAAGGCGCATCGAGCAAGCTGGACTTCGACAAGGCCGGCGATGCGACGCCCGACTTCGGTGTGTACATCATCGAAAAGGGCCAGCTGGTGCGCCGCGACGTGGTGTCGATCACGACCTGA
- a CDS encoding metal-dependent hydrolase family protein: MTSLLIENSHVLDVHALTLRSGLSVLVQDGRIAAVGADVQAPGGTPVIDAKGMTLMPGLIDCHVHTVASSFNLGTVAKMPNVFVMLRSLPIMKAMLERGFTSVRDAGGADWSLAEAVRTGLVPGPRIFPSGKALSQTGGHADFRQRNDDLDVCSCAYKLGNIGRVVDGVDACRIAVREEILKGATQIKVMASGGVASPNDPIGNLGYSEAELRAVVEEASNANTYVMAHAYTPRAIARAVRCGVRTIEHGNLVDAPTAELMAEMGAFMVPTLITYEGLANEGERYGLPAASIAKIESVRGQGRAAIEILAKAGVKMGLGSDLLAETHYLQADELRLRADVLGNGPVLQQATLIGAEILGQQGQLGEVTAGAIADLLLVDGNPLTDIDCLLNQGERIRAIVKDGAIFKNTL, encoded by the coding sequence ATGACTTCTTTGTTGATCGAGAACAGCCATGTGCTGGATGTCCATGCGCTCACCCTGCGCAGTGGCCTGTCGGTGCTCGTGCAGGACGGCCGCATCGCCGCGGTCGGCGCCGACGTCCAGGCGCCCGGCGGCACCCCGGTGATCGATGCCAAGGGCATGACGCTGATGCCCGGCCTGATCGACTGCCACGTGCACACGGTGGCTTCGTCCTTCAACCTGGGCACCGTCGCGAAGATGCCCAACGTGTTCGTGATGCTGCGCTCGCTGCCCATCATGAAGGCCATGCTGGAGCGCGGCTTCACGTCCGTGCGCGACGCGGGCGGTGCCGACTGGTCGCTGGCCGAAGCGGTGCGCACCGGGCTCGTGCCGGGCCCGCGCATCTTCCCGTCGGGCAAGGCGCTGTCGCAGACCGGCGGCCATGCCGACTTCCGCCAGCGCAACGACGACCTCGACGTGTGCTCGTGCGCCTACAAGCTGGGCAACATCGGCCGCGTGGTCGACGGCGTCGACGCCTGCCGCATCGCGGTGCGCGAGGAAATCCTCAAGGGTGCGACGCAGATCAAGGTGATGGCCTCGGGCGGGGTCGCGTCGCCCAACGACCCGATCGGCAACCTGGGCTACTCCGAAGCCGAGCTGCGCGCTGTGGTCGAGGAAGCCTCCAACGCCAACACCTACGTGATGGCCCATGCCTACACGCCGCGCGCCATCGCGCGTGCGGTGCGCTGCGGCGTGCGCACCATCGAGCACGGCAATCTGGTCGACGCGCCCACGGCCGAGCTGATGGCCGAGATGGGCGCCTTCATGGTGCCCACGCTGATCACCTATGAAGGCCTGGCCAACGAGGGCGAGCGCTACGGCCTGCCGGCCGCGTCGATCGCCAAGATCGAGTCCGTGCGCGGGCAGGGCCGTGCGGCCATCGAGATCCTGGCCAAGGCCGGCGTGAAGATGGGCCTGGGCAGCGACCTGCTGGCCGAGACGCACTACCTGCAGGCCGACGAGCTGCGCCTGCGCGCCGACGTGCTGGGCAACGGCCCGGTGCTGCAGCAGGCCACGCTGATCGGCGCCGAGATCCTGGGCCAGCAAGGCCAGCTCGGCGAAGTCACGGCCGGCGCCATCGCCGACCTGCTGCTGGTCGACGGCAACCCGCTCACCGATATCGACTGCCTGCTGAACCAGGGCGAGCGCATTCGCGCGATCGTCAAGGACGGCGCCATTTTCAAGAACACCCTCTGA
- a CDS encoding LysR substrate-binding domain-containing protein, with protein sequence MRRLCPTISELNAFHSAAKHQAFTMAAKELCVTQSAISRHIAGLENYLGQKLFIRKASGLELTDAGATYLNATRPAMAALESATAQLMSHGGEGGTLNMSVPPTFAAQWLFPRLGHFKRTLPQVSLNFVRYQHAHDFAVSHEFDAAIQYGYGKWPSANARYLVGKETSIVCSAQLRDSLPLRTVDDLQRATLLQHIEVPLAWQDWMEANGCDTSGSRFGPGFNLYSLIIRAAVSGFGVGLVPTCLVEDEIQAGTLVEPLGRRFESPLGYYLCAPTTRTNLSVYRLVGGWLEHCCNHEAATQTVPSPPCIFCSPQPILAA encoded by the coding sequence ATGCGCCGCCTGTGCCCGACCATCTCGGAACTGAACGCCTTCCACTCGGCGGCCAAGCACCAGGCCTTCACCATGGCCGCCAAGGAGCTGTGCGTGACGCAGAGCGCCATCAGCCGCCACATCGCGGGGCTGGAGAACTACCTGGGCCAGAAACTGTTCATCCGCAAGGCATCGGGCCTGGAACTGACCGATGCCGGCGCCACCTACCTGAACGCCACGCGGCCGGCCATGGCCGCGCTTGAATCAGCCACCGCGCAGCTGATGTCCCATGGTGGTGAAGGCGGCACGCTCAACATGTCGGTGCCACCCACCTTCGCAGCGCAGTGGCTCTTTCCGCGGCTCGGGCACTTCAAGCGCACGCTGCCGCAGGTGTCGCTCAACTTCGTGCGCTACCAGCACGCGCACGACTTCGCCGTGTCGCACGAGTTCGACGCCGCCATCCAGTACGGCTATGGCAAGTGGCCCAGCGCCAATGCGCGCTACCTGGTCGGCAAGGAAACCAGCATCGTCTGCAGCGCCCAGTTGCGCGACAGCCTGCCGCTGCGGACGGTCGACGACCTGCAGCGCGCCACGCTGCTGCAGCACATCGAGGTGCCGCTGGCCTGGCAAGACTGGATGGAGGCCAACGGCTGCGACACCAGCGGCAGCCGCTTCGGCCCGGGCTTCAACCTGTACTCGCTCATCATCCGCGCGGCGGTGTCGGGCTTCGGCGTCGGCCTCGTGCCGACCTGCCTGGTCGAAGACGAGATCCAGGCCGGTACGCTGGTGGAGCCGCTGGGCCGGCGCTTCGAGAGCCCGCTGGGTTACTACCTCTGCGCGCCGACGACCCGCACCAACCTGTCGGTGTACCGGCTGGTGGGCGGTTGGCTAGAGCATTGCTGCAACCACGAGGCGGCGACGCAGACCGTGCCTTCGCCGCCATGCATCTTCTGCAGCCCGCAACCGATACTGGCGGCCTGA
- the arfB gene encoding alternative ribosome rescue aminoacyl-tRNA hydrolase ArfB has translation MIPSRRPLEIDPDEVEMSAIRAQGAGGQNVNKVSSAVHLRYDILASSLPPDVKERLLALRDSRITQEGVLVLKAQQHRTQEMNRNDALARLQALVDSVATPPRVRRATKPTYGSKQRRLEGKSQRSEIKSLRGRVQD, from the coding sequence ATGATCCCGAGCCGCCGCCCCCTGGAGATCGACCCCGACGAGGTCGAGATGAGCGCCATCCGCGCGCAGGGCGCGGGCGGCCAGAACGTGAACAAGGTGTCGAGCGCGGTGCACCTGCGCTACGACATCCTGGCCAGTTCGCTGCCGCCGGACGTGAAGGAGCGCCTGCTGGCCCTGCGCGACAGCCGGATCACACAGGAAGGCGTGCTGGTGCTCAAGGCGCAGCAGCACCGCACGCAGGAGATGAACCGCAACGATGCGCTGGCGCGGCTGCAGGCGCTGGTCGACAGCGTGGCGACACCGCCGCGCGTGCGGCGAGCGACCAAGCCGACCTACGGCTCCAAGCAGCGGCGGCTGGAGGGCAAGAGCCAGCGCTCGGAGATCAAGAGCCTGCGTGGCCGGGTCCAGGACTGA
- a CDS encoding DUF3348 domain-containing protein: MVQVPRRTAFADSALVRLLARWNEAEVREPAASTAERLSQWLAWTDAIALSTVLNAPASRAKAAAGTPDDDCARVRDGLARTIREDSLYANGGDAPEATAVDFAPYRLRYLARQQAMEAGVGPLRAKLRSALAARSAEMAKLATVDAVLEQALEAREHSLLATVPAMLEKRFKRLRQAALPAPDAPETDAAPMAWLPVFHQDICDLLLAELDFRFQPVDGLLEALRSH, translated from the coding sequence ATGGTGCAAGTCCCCCGGCGTACAGCCTTCGCCGATTCGGCGCTGGTTCGCCTGCTCGCGCGCTGGAACGAGGCCGAGGTGCGCGAGCCCGCGGCCTCCACCGCGGAACGCCTGAGCCAGTGGCTGGCCTGGACCGACGCGATCGCGCTGTCGACGGTGCTGAACGCCCCAGCCAGCCGCGCCAAGGCCGCTGCCGGCACGCCGGACGACGACTGCGCACGGGTGCGTGACGGCCTGGCGCGGACGATCCGCGAAGACAGCCTGTACGCGAACGGCGGCGACGCGCCGGAAGCGACGGCCGTCGACTTCGCGCCCTACCGCCTGCGTTACCTGGCGCGGCAGCAGGCGATGGAAGCCGGCGTCGGGCCACTGCGTGCCAAGCTGCGCAGCGCGCTGGCGGCACGCTCGGCCGAGATGGCCAAGCTCGCCACGGTCGACGCCGTGCTGGAACAGGCGCTGGAGGCGCGCGAGCACAGCCTGCTCGCCACCGTGCCCGCGATGCTCGAAAAGCGCTTCAAGCGCCTGCGCCAGGCGGCCCTGCCGGCGCCGGACGCACCCGAGACCGATGCCGCGCCGATGGCCTGGCTGCCGGTCTTTCACCAGGACATCTGCGATCTGCTGCTCGCGGAACTGGACTTTCGATTTCAACCGGTCGACGGGCTGCTCGAAGCCCTGCGATCGCACTAG
- a CDS encoding DUF802 domain-containing protein has product MNRLLQPLVFAAGLAAICWVGVGYIGHHPLALAITVLIAAFYGIGALELRRYHRATLGLSDALQGLNEAPARLGPWLDRIDASLQNAVRLRIEGERVGLPGPALTPYLAGLLVLLGMLGTFLGMVVTLNGTGAALQGATDLPSIRDSLAAPVKGLGLAFGTSVAGVAASAMLGLMSALCRRARLQAGQLLDTRIATTLRPFSLAHQREASFQLLERQAQGMPELVAQLSAMTAAMERQSEALSERLLAGQDRFHTEAGGAYAGLAASVDRALKDSLIESARLAGATIRPVVEEAMAGIARETTALHGAVAQTVQQQLDGVSARFDTATGEVTGTWKAALADHRQTNAAMAGDLRQALDGFSEAFAQRSAALVDGVSTRLDDTVGTVASHWQGALAQHERTSAQLAADTQQALTRAADSFVQQAAGLVRSVDQAHAGLQTDIASRDAQRLAAWTQALEAMAAALRQEWQQAGEHTVREQRQLGETLTLAVREMSERTEAQATHTITEVAGLLQAAAEAPRAAAEVVAELRTQLSDSMARDNTMLEERTRILDTLSTLLDAVHHASTEQRTAIDTLVASSAELMERVGSRFTDQIGEQADKLATVGAQITGSAVEVASLGEAFGFAVERFGESNDKLVAHLQRIEGALGKSLTRSDEQLAYYVAQAREVIDLSIMSQKQIVEDLQQIAARQTAASEA; this is encoded by the coding sequence ATGAACAGATTGCTTCAACCCCTCGTCTTCGCCGCCGGCCTCGCGGCCATCTGCTGGGTCGGCGTCGGCTACATCGGCCACCACCCGCTGGCACTGGCCATCACGGTGTTGATCGCCGCCTTCTACGGCATCGGCGCGCTCGAACTGCGCCGCTACCACCGCGCCACCCTCGGCCTGAGCGATGCGCTGCAGGGCTTGAATGAAGCCCCCGCGCGCCTCGGCCCGTGGCTCGACCGGATCGACGCCTCGCTGCAGAACGCAGTGCGCCTGCGCATCGAGGGCGAACGCGTCGGCCTGCCCGGCCCGGCGCTCACGCCCTACCTGGCCGGCCTGCTCGTACTGCTGGGCATGCTCGGCACCTTCCTCGGCATGGTGGTCACGCTCAACGGCACCGGTGCCGCGCTGCAGGGCGCGACCGACCTGCCCTCGATCCGCGATTCGCTCGCCGCGCCCGTCAAGGGCCTGGGCCTGGCTTTCGGCACCTCCGTGGCCGGCGTGGCCGCCTCGGCGATGCTCGGCCTGATGTCGGCCCTGTGCCGCCGCGCACGGCTGCAGGCGGGGCAGTTGCTGGACACGCGCATCGCGACCACGCTGCGCCCCTTCTCGCTGGCGCACCAGCGCGAGGCCTCGTTCCAGCTGCTCGAACGGCAGGCCCAGGGCATGCCCGAGCTGGTGGCGCAGCTGAGCGCCATGACGGCCGCGATGGAACGCCAGAGCGAGGCACTGAGCGAACGCCTGCTTGCCGGGCAGGACCGCTTCCACACCGAAGCCGGCGGGGCCTACGCCGGCCTGGCCGCCTCGGTCGACCGCGCGCTGAAGGACAGCCTCATCGAAAGCGCCCGCCTGGCCGGCGCCACCATCCGCCCGGTGGTCGAGGAGGCGATGGCCGGCATCGCGCGCGAAACCACCGCGCTGCACGGCGCCGTGGCGCAGACGGTGCAGCAACAGCTCGACGGCGTGTCGGCCCGCTTCGACACAGCCACCGGCGAGGTGACCGGCACCTGGAAGGCCGCACTGGCCGACCACCGCCAGACCAACGCCGCCATGGCCGGCGACCTGCGCCAGGCGCTCGACGGCTTCAGCGAAGCCTTCGCGCAGCGCTCGGCCGCGCTGGTCGACGGCGTGTCGACGCGCCTCGACGACACCGTCGGCACGGTGGCCAGCCACTGGCAAGGTGCGCTCGCGCAGCATGAGCGCACCAGCGCCCAGCTGGCCGCCGACACGCAACAGGCGCTGACGCGCGCGGCCGACAGCTTCGTGCAACAGGCCGCCGGCTTGGTCCGAAGCGTCGACCAGGCGCATGCCGGCCTGCAGACCGACATCGCGTCGCGCGACGCACAGCGCCTGGCCGCATGGACCCAGGCCCTGGAAGCGATGGCCGCCGCGCTGCGCCAGGAATGGCAGCAGGCCGGCGAGCACACCGTCCGCGAACAGCGCCAGCTCGGCGAGACGCTGACGCTGGCCGTGCGCGAGATGTCCGAGCGCACCGAGGCCCAGGCCACGCACACCATCACCGAAGTCGCCGGCCTGCTGCAGGCCGCGGCCGAGGCACCGCGCGCCGCGGCCGAGGTGGTGGCCGAGCTGCGCACCCAGCTGTCGGACAGCATGGCGCGCGACAACACGATGCTCGAGGAACGCACCCGCATCCTCGACACGCTGAGCACCCTGCTCGACGCGGTCCACCATGCATCGACCGAGCAACGCACCGCCATCGACACGCTGGTCGCGTCGTCGGCCGAGCTGATGGAGCGCGTGGGCAGCCGCTTCACCGACCAGATCGGCGAGCAGGCCGACAAGCTGGCCACGGTGGGCGCGCAGATCACCGGCAGCGCGGTCGAGGTCGCCAGCCTGGGCGAGGCCTTCGGCTTCGCGGTCGAGCGCTTCGGCGAGTCGAACGACAAGCTGGTCGCGCACCTGCAACGCATCGAAGGCGCGCTGGGCAAGTCCCTCACGCGCAGCGACGAGCAGCTGGCCTACTACGTGGCGCAGGCGCGCGAGGTGATCGACCTGAGCATCATGTCGCAGAAGCAGATCGTCGAAGACCTGCAGCAAATCGCCGCGCGGCAAACCGCGGCCAGCGAAGCGTGA
- a CDS encoding OmpA family protein produces MRDELDADDGGVAAGVPVWAVFGDLMAGLVGAFVLILVYAIGMQLDLASKLEAEVQQRQVEAKRRQALEEALAGPLAAGRVTIANGRIGISGSVLFAFNSADLQPEGRQVLKSLAGPLARYLRERNEILMVSGFTDDRQMRGNARLFADNWELSAQRALTVTRALIEEGMPASSVFAAAFGSEQAVASNADAEGRAKNRRVEMAPTPKPSNDIVAKPRG; encoded by the coding sequence ATGCGCGACGAGCTCGATGCCGACGACGGCGGCGTCGCCGCGGGCGTGCCCGTCTGGGCCGTCTTCGGCGACCTCATGGCCGGCCTGGTCGGCGCCTTCGTGCTGATCCTGGTCTACGCCATCGGCATGCAGCTCGACCTGGCCAGCAAGCTCGAGGCCGAGGTGCAGCAGCGCCAGGTCGAGGCGAAGCGGCGCCAGGCGCTGGAAGAAGCCCTGGCCGGCCCGCTCGCCGCCGGCCGCGTGACGATCGCCAACGGACGCATCGGCATCAGCGGCAGCGTGCTGTTCGCCTTCAACTCCGCCGACCTTCAACCCGAAGGCCGCCAGGTGCTCAAGAGCCTGGCCGGCCCGCTGGCGCGCTATCTGCGCGAGCGCAACGAGATCCTGATGGTGAGCGGGTTCACCGACGACCGGCAGATGCGCGGCAACGCGCGTCTCTTCGCCGACAACTGGGAGCTGTCGGCGCAGCGCGCCTTGACCGTGACCCGCGCCTTGATCGAGGAAGGGATGCCGGCGTCGTCAGTGTTCGCCGCGGCCTTCGGCTCGGAGCAGGCGGTGGCGTCGAACGCCGACGCCGAAGGCCGCGCGAAGAACCGCCGGGTGGAGATGGCGCCCACGCCGAAGCCATCGAACGACATCGTCGCCAAGCCCCGTGGCTGA
- a CDS encoding DUF2894 domain-containing protein, with product MTETLEAWRQRGADRLDPVRFRFIEAMARRAAAHEGEARRLLDARLERLLAAHGAALEKLEPSRKKTTPAAPAEGGLANLLAHVAERTGVAEGATRSASDLKSLRYFRSTWSRLSADRRLNQSQAKVPENAGPLNSQHLVHRAITLMRDASPDYLNRLMAYIDTLSWIEQANASAPPPAAARPEGRKTVRTKSA from the coding sequence GTGACTGAGACGCTCGAGGCTTGGCGCCAACGCGGCGCCGATCGGCTCGATCCGGTGCGCTTTCGCTTCATCGAGGCCATGGCCCGGCGCGCCGCCGCGCACGAGGGCGAGGCGCGGCGCCTGCTCGACGCGCGACTGGAGCGGCTGTTGGCCGCGCACGGTGCAGCGCTGGAGAAACTGGAACCGTCCCGAAAGAAGACGACGCCCGCCGCACCGGCCGAGGGTGGACTGGCGAACCTGCTGGCGCATGTCGCGGAACGCACCGGTGTCGCCGAAGGTGCAACGCGAAGCGCCTCCGACCTGAAGTCGTTGCGCTACTTCCGCAGCACCTGGTCACGCCTGAGCGCCGACCGCCGGCTGAACCAGTCGCAGGCCAAGGTGCCGGAGAACGCCGGGCCGCTCAACTCGCAGCACCTGGTGCACCGCGCGATCACGCTGATGCGCGATGCGTCGCCCGACTACCTGAACCGCCTGATGGCTTACATCGACACGCTGTCGTGGATCGAGCAGGCGAACGCCAGTGCGCCCCCGCCCGCCGCGGCGCGGCCCGAAGGCCGCAAGACTGTGCGCACCAAGAGCGCCTGA
- a CDS encoding acetyl-CoA C-acyltransferase family protein produces the protein MSIQDIFVVGTARTAIGTFGGALKDVPNTQLATTAVKAAIERSGVAPDAIGHVVMGNVIPTDVKDAYLSRVAAIDAGCPIETPAFNVNRLCGSGLQAIVSAAQAIALGDCGIAIGGGSESMSRGPYFDTSARYGMRMGDAVLVDYMLGILHDPWEKMHMGITAENVAARYKISREMQDALAAQSQQRAAAAIAAGRFKEQIVPVEVKTRKGVVLFDTDEHVRADTTVDTLAKMKPAFKKDGLVTAGNASGINDGAAAVVLADGDRVKALGLKPMARLVGYAHAGVEPAYMGIGPVPATRKVLERTGLKVADLDVIESNEAFAAQACAVIQELGFDPAKVNPNGSGISLGHPVGATGAIITTKAIAELHRTGGRYALVTMCIGGGQGIAAIFERV, from the coding sequence ATGAGCATCCAGGACATCTTCGTCGTCGGCACCGCCCGCACCGCCATCGGCACCTTCGGCGGCGCGCTGAAGGACGTGCCCAACACCCAGCTCGCCACCACGGCCGTGAAGGCTGCCATCGAGCGCAGTGGCGTCGCGCCTGACGCCATCGGCCACGTCGTGATGGGCAACGTGATCCCGACGGACGTGAAGGACGCGTACCTGAGCCGCGTGGCCGCCATCGACGCCGGCTGCCCGATCGAGACGCCGGCCTTCAACGTCAACCGCCTGTGCGGTTCGGGCCTGCAGGCGATCGTGTCGGCGGCGCAGGCCATCGCGCTGGGCGACTGCGGCATCGCCATCGGTGGTGGCTCCGAGTCGATGAGCCGCGGCCCGTACTTCGACACCTCGGCGCGCTACGGCATGCGCATGGGCGACGCGGTGCTGGTCGACTACATGCTGGGCATCCTGCACGACCCGTGGGAGAAGATGCACATGGGCATCACCGCCGAGAACGTGGCGGCGCGCTACAAGATTTCGCGCGAGATGCAGGACGCGCTCGCCGCGCAGAGCCAGCAGCGCGCCGCCGCCGCCATCGCGGCCGGCCGCTTCAAGGAACAGATCGTTCCGGTCGAGGTGAAGACGCGCAAGGGCGTCGTGCTGTTCGACACCGACGAACACGTGCGCGCCGACACCACGGTCGACACGCTGGCGAAGATGAAGCCGGCCTTCAAGAAGGACGGCCTGGTGACCGCGGGCAACGCCTCGGGCATCAACGACGGCGCCGCCGCGGTCGTGCTGGCCGATGGCGATCGCGTGAAGGCCCTGGGCCTCAAGCCGATGGCGCGCCTGGTGGGCTATGCGCACGCGGGCGTCGAGCCGGCCTACATGGGCATCGGCCCGGTGCCGGCCACGCGCAAGGTGCTGGAGCGCACAGGTCTTAAAGTGGCCGACCTCGACGTGATCGAGTCGAACGAGGCCTTCGCGGCGCAGGCCTGCGCGGTGATCCAGGAACTGGGCTTCGACCCGGCCAAGGTGAACCCGAACGGCTCGGGCATCTCGCTGGGCCACCCGGTCGGCGCGACCGGCGCGATCATCACGACGAAGGCGATTGCCGAGCTGCACCGCACCGGCGGGCGCTATGCCCTGGTGACGATGTGCATCGGCGGTGGGCAGGGCATCGCCGCCATTTTCGAGCGGGTCTGA